The Medicago truncatula cultivar Jemalong A17 chromosome 7, MtrunA17r5.0-ANR, whole genome shotgun sequence genome includes the window CTATGTTTTATTAGAATATTAATACATCTTCCCCTTaaaattagagagagaaaaaagaaaaccaatTTCAATAATTTCAAGTGTGAATGCAtcatttccaaaataaaatgtctgTCTTAAACTTTCTTagcatttaaaaagaaataatactATCATTATCGAAGTTTATGTCGTGTTGGATATTTACTCTTGAGAATTTGGTAGGTTGAAGAACTCCTCACAATAAATGTAAAACATTGGAACCAAAGTTAAATCAGCTATATATTCAGCTCTATAAATAGTCCTTAGCTAGGTACCACCATAACATAAACATTCACCTCTACACTCAACACACTTGACGTGCAATATTTCCTCTTCCAAATCAATCATGGCCAGCTCAATGCTCTTCAAGGTTACTTGCTTAGCAGTGATATGCTTGGTTTTTGGCATTCCCTTAGCCAATGCTGATCTTTCATGTGGTCAGGTGTTATCCACATTATACCCATGCCTAGGGTACATTAGGAACCCAGGTGCATCTGTCCCTGCTCCATGTTGCAATGGGATTAGGATTGTGAATGACGAAGCCAAAAATACCTCTGATCGTCAAAGTGTTTGCAGGTGCCTCAAATCCACTATAGTCCTACCTGGAATCAATCTTGATGCTCTTGCTAACCTCCCTACCAATTGTGGCGTTAACTTGCCCTACAAGATTACTCCTGACATTGACTGTAACAAGTACGTCTCTCTAAATCAACTCTCtttcaatttcatattttttttttaatgtatttaaaattttgttcaaaataaaagcTCAATCTAGCATTTATAGGGAGCATATTAAGTCAACTTTCACTTTAATTATTGCAGGATACCATATTGAGCTGCTTGCGGGGTTTGTGCTTTGATAAAGAAGTAATAATGCTTTGGTTTCTAATAATAACCTAGACAGAATAAAGAAGATGGCTTAATTTCTTCCATTGTAACTGAATCCCACTAGGGATCACTATACTattcatataattaaaataaaatctgaaatgttTCAGATCACAAAATATTTATTAGCCATTGTGACATTTCAATTTACTATCATCTCTCGTATTCTAATTACTctggatttttattttgaaaaggaaTTCTAACTTTGATTTAGTGTTACATTTTACAGTAATTATATTATCagcgttttttattttatctaaaatgtTTCTTCTTCACTATTAGATTTTACATGCATTTATCATAAGTCAACTTATACTAAGTACATGTTTGGGTCccctcaaaacaaaaacaaaaaatacatgttTGGTTCTGCGTCCAAAGCCTTCAAACAGGCCAAAAGAGAGTTTTTCTAGTAACACCCCATAATGATCTAGTTGCACCCTAAAATGGCGAAAATAcccatattataaaattaaattttcaaaatcaaacccttGCCCTCGTAAACCCTTTTCACGTTTTCTTCCTGCTTTTATTTCTGAAGAACAAGAACTTATTATAACGCTTTCAATGAATCAATTGTAGCACAAATTCTAGTTTTCAAACTTAAGAttgttttttcttgatttaatgGATTTGGGTGCAATTCTAGCTTTTCAATTGTTCGgacataagaaaaaaatacaaaagcaaaagtttgtgaaataaacaaaataaaagggAATAGTGTTTTTCAATTGCAAATAAGAGAGATTTAATTAGACGAAGCATGCTTTGGTGCTtgctttgattgattttaaagaaaaacaaaatcaacaatggaaaaaataaataagaaaaacttATATGCTTTGGTGTTTGCATTTGAGAGGGTTTCACACTGATAGTTCCCAATTGCATCCTCCATGATGGTTCATATTGTTGGTTGGTGGAAATCATCATCCATGGGTGTGTGAAGACAGTGTAGATGCAGGCAACAAAGGAATCATGTATCAGGTGGATTTTGAGGTTGTTGTTTTATCACATGAATTCAGATCACATATACTTAATTTACCTAACGTGAATTAAAATCACGTACCATTCATAAGAGTGGGAAGGAAATGAGTAAGGATAATTTTGgtattatgaataaattttaattgaatttgggtgtaacttgaTATTTTTGGGGTGTTACTAGAAAGAGTCGCCAAAAGATGAAACTTCAATTTGAGTTTAGCTTTTGAGTTAAAACATGCATTGAGAAATGTGGGTAATCGTGAGTCTCCGAGTGTAAACGAACGGTAGACCAAACACATACTAATTAATAGTGAATTATTGATTGACATGTGTACAAATCCGCTATGAAAAAGGGATATTTCGATTTTTATCATTAAGttaagaataattaaattaaatattaccTAGTTATATAAACAACCATATGCAAATACAACTTGTACAATGTATCGTGGATAGAACTGGTATATTTCTAGTAGAAGTTATGTATATAATTatagagtttttctacttgcatcCTAGTTAATTATGGTTGCACTCCAAAATGATAAGATtatcctttcataaaatttgattttcaaaaagcctattccttcttttttggttacaccccaaaacccttctttcaaaaccataattctccaatcgatcgattgtgttctgcgaagattttcaaaaccatactttctcacgtccattcatgatttcaaagaaaattcgaagcaaatcaggttagcaagtgttgttcttcaatcgattgtgtttttcttgttatgggttctcagttctgattttgtgttttccttgttctacgattcacagttctgcgattttgtaaaatcagtttaagtaggtttacatgaacctacttaaactgaatttaagttaaccttgccaatgtaaattaaaatcgtaatcgtacagtgcatcattgcagttgaaggaaaaaaattgaaactagcaaatagaagaagaaattcacttacttatatccaattgagtatggatgaaaaatattttgattcactctttaattttcatggagattgataatGAACATCGAATTGTTTGATCGATcactttgtggggtgaaagagggtgaaactcactgacaatgaataaaattatggttttaagaaaatttatataaaaggacaattttggtattataaaaaaaattaagaaaatttgggtgtaaccagaaaaacatggggtgtaaatagaaaaactcataaTTATATTGTTCGTTTgataatttatgaatttaatttgtatgcaTCGAcggtgtaaaacttttttacatattaatttaataaaattatgtcacaaaaatatttagggtgatatttttttgacaaaatttaagGTGATATTTAAAGAACTAACATATAAAAGTGGTATTATAAGGTGGTTTGATTGGATGTACTGCGTCTgtcatataaattaattttgtactACCTCCGTCACTAATTATagggcccttttgaaaaaataacggaattaaaatagtggatatttgtattaaatatgtttgtaatttctattgtttttataattttatcctttaagatagagagttggtttatgttttcaacatgttatttattgctgattgaagaaatacttggaaatagcaaaggagtcttataaaaaggaaccaaaaaattttttaaaagggtcttataattagagtCGGATGTAGTAATTTATTACATGgatgttctttctttttttggtgtaaGATGGAGATTCTTTcaataaataaacattaaataagtttcatttatttagaaaattttatgcttaaattataaaatcacatgtcaaaataaatgacaatcactaccaaaaaaaaataaaactataaatgACAATCAAAGGGGGacctaatttttaatattggGCTTTTCCCCCAACAAGTCATTTATTTAAGATTGTTGCTAATAAAGGAGGAGTAAATTTGGTGTGAAAGTTTCTAGCTACACTTcctatctattttatttttatttcctaaaGGGTGTGTTAGAGAATTGGGTTTTGGACGGTTAATTTCACATacatatttaaacaaataaaataataattttataaatgatcgTATAacaattttagaaagaaaagaaattggTTACagttttagaaatattttaaaaagctttcttaatttaattttattttgacaaaggTAAACTCAACTTGTTTCATTAATAAGATTATACATCAATACAAATAggagaaaaattgaaatattggtGACTAACCTAAGAAATGTCCCACTTGCTAACCATTTTTGTATGGCATATTCCTTCCAATAAATCTCCTTTTGAGACTACAATTTACTAGGGCAATTTTTCAACTCAGCAACACGAATGTGTCCTAGTATCACCATTATTTCTAGCGCTCTCAATCaagaaaaagatatattaaataAGCATAATTCAAATTGCATAAACAGCTGATAATATAGATTAGATGGTTCGAATAATTTGATTGTGATTTATCATTCAACCCTAATCTAAAAGTGTTCAGTTATTCGTGGTAGCAAAATACAACATCAAAgattattgaaattaaacatgCATGAAGTGAAGAGAATTGGCGTCAATCTTGTTTTAATTTCAAGGTTGAAAAACATTTGTTATGTTCGCTTTGGTCACAATTCTATGTCTCTAAGCCGCCAAGATTTTGAATCAGTACTTTTGGGTGAAACATACACTTAAATAGGCAATTTGCCACAGTGCACGTATGTGAGGCacataactaaaaaacaacaaaagtttAATTTTCTCATTATCAGTGCGCGTGGGGTGCATCACTCTATGCACGAGGCATACAGCCTCTACAACTTCTCACTTTTTGCATTCTCAAGGCGCGTGAAGCACGTAGGTTTGTGTGTGGGGTGCACGGACCAGAGACTTTTTTCTCAgttttcttcattatttttgcaattatcattttctcaaagaaataaaacaagagagagagagagggagagagagagagagagagagagagagagagagagagagagagagcgtgAATCACTCACTTTCCCTTTCATAGGTGTTCGAATGCAATGGATGGCAGAAAAGAAATGATTCGAAACCAATTGTTGAGATGAGCATCAGATTCAAAGGTTTAATCCAACGTTCCTTATCAGACCCCTAGCAAGGCACCACATCACCTAAAGCAAACAACCGTCTCATCAAACAACTTTAACCGCTCCCTTGATTGATGCAATACATTAAATGCTCGCATGACCCTAGACTACTCAAGTATAGTCCTAGGATCCATGTATCATAAATGTCTCTTAGTACATAAAACATCATCATCCATTACATGCCTTAAGGGCCGCCAAGAAAATTGTGATACCAAATCCTGACATAATATTCAAATTCCAAAATGTTTTCAAAAAACTTATTGGCACACTGTGAAAGAGGTGAGACCCTTCTCTAGAATTTTGAACCCAAAGTCCAGATGATACAAGTGTCAATACTCAAAGTAAAAATCAGGTAAGGGACGACACAAAACAGACGAAAACCCTTTTTCCAGTTATATGGGCCTACATACATAATTATCACTACCATTACCCAAGAAGTTAGTACCTGAGGCCCGCAAAGAATCCACTtcattgtaaaataaataaataaatctcttGAGGCCGCAAAAGAAGTAGCATGAAACGGCTCTGAAAGAATGGACTGAACACATGTCATCATCTTACTTCGTCGATTAAAGGTTAGGGGAGCAATTGTTTCAGACCGGGCCAATGTCCAATTGATCAATGATCCAGGTCACCCAAAGTCAGTAACTCTTGAACGTACCACAACATGGACAAACACCATAGACACACTCGAACATGATCGTTGATCATATTATCAAGATTGTTTGCAGCTGTCCGAACAGCTGTCTAAGCTAGGATTTTGGATCCTAAAACATTAATTCCTCCACTATAAAGCTAAAACCTCACATTCACAACACTTTCTTGCTTGATCGTCGGTTTGTAAATACAATACATCGTCTTGTTGAGATGCTGCTCATTGTCCACCACCCAGTAATCCTTCAAACTTAAGATCTTAGGTCTGGAAGGATCAGTTATCACTCGTGTGTCCAACCACTCCTAAAATTTCTAGCTTCGTAATAATTATGGTTGGTTGCATAGGACGTGATAATTGCTTTTATATCAAACAACTAGCACATACCAGGCATAACCTAGTTTAAGTAGAACATGAATTTGgtgttgtaccaaaaaaaaaaagaacatgaaTTTGGTGGTTTGATATTGAGGGACCACCTGCTAAAACGCAGGTGACATAAAAGCTTGATCCGATCCAACATACTTACATGCAAAATTAGGTCGTAAACAAATAAATCTCCTGGCCTGTGTGACGTTTCATCAGCTGTCACCTGTTCTACTATGACACCATCACATTATTTGCATGCCACTAAAATAGCACCGCAAATTCATTTGGAGTTGGTTGctctaagaaaaaataaatgtattatatTAAAGTTAGCTCTTGAGCatattagtttgatttttttaaagaattggGAACTAGTAGTGTTCATTTTAAGGTACACCatgaaacctttttttttattctttaaaagtGCTCTAACTTCATGTTTGCAAGACCTTTATTAACCAGGAACACCAGAATAGATTAACCAAAAGAATGGCCCATAATTGCGTGCAAATTTTATCTCATCccattattatatattttttggttgcATCTCTATCTCCTAAATATCAAAAAATCGCAGAGAAATGTGCCAACATTAATTGTTTTCATGATCAGTTGTAGAGATGTAAATGCAGCCACAATTGCAGTGCAGTAGTTTGCACAACTGCAGTTGTATagatttattgttttttgacttaattgcagtttttgTCCTCTGTATTTATCTTTTTGCAAAATTGGTCTTCCTATTTCAAAATTCGACCCATTATATCATATTCTATTTACTTCAGATTCATAGTTTGAATTATTATGGTCAACTTCTCCTAAAATGTGATGAGTTAATACAAAGAAAATAGACTAGAGGGAACACGTCTATTTGCTAAATAGTGCTCTCAGAAATGGACAAATGTTGCCACAAAAGTATAAATTCTGCACTCAATAAGCTGGCTGTTGCAGACtgtgaagagagaaaggaaagtATATTGAATGTTGTGCTCtcctttttcttcgttttcttttgCATCTTTTTTCCCAATCTGGATTCATATATGCCATCGGTGCCATGTTGATGTCAAAAGTAAGATACAATCAAATTAGATAGCGGCAACAAAATTTCcactacttaataaaatatattcaatacaattcggtgtatatttttttttgtcaaataatctGGTGGTTAGAGCtcatacatttaaaatgtgaagAAGTAAGGTGTAtgagattcgaaccccgaccatATACAATTGGTTTTTGATTAAAatgagtaaaatatttttagttttgtgatgattaaaatgaataattaatatattcaaTACAAGTAGATGCATATTTAGTTTTGTGATGATGAAAATAAGttttgaaagaattgattttataaaattggtttttgattAAAATGAGTAAAATATTAAAGTGATATATGTGTTTAGATGTATTTATGTATTGGTGATTTTTGTGAATTTgttgttcatatattttaaatcaaaattacttCCGAGTTAACGATCATCAAAAGTAGTTTTAACATGTATGTGTTCAATATATAAAATGCATAGCTTAATTGGTGGGGATTATATATGTAGGAGTTGTTTCGAACTCCAAACACCCTATCTATtcatttaaaaaagttaattcaaCTTATTCATGATAATTGTTTTTTGTGTTATTAATATAAcgtaattatttattattctttcttttttcaattcttaattatctttctcatatcatgtattaagaacaattttgtaaataacttataatatatttttctcatacaaaattaattacatttcttaatatgcaTGAAATGCCTAAAATaccatataatttgagacaaaataTTACACCCTTCGGAtaatattataagcaaaaatcaacattttagattcattcattaaataataaatatgatcTATAATAAAAAGTCTAcgtacatcatttaatgaatgaatctaaaatattaatttttgtgtaTAATAGTGACCGAAGAATGTATATAACGGATCAACCTGCCGGGTCCCGAAAAGATGGGGCGGAGTGGAAGTCTCAACTCAACCACTTAAATTAGCTTGTGACACCCGTTTTGCCACCTCTCCCCTACTTGCAGCCTTAATTGCCACaccttaaaagttaaaaacaacagtagaaatcaaagaaattaaCATTGGATAAATTTGGTactcaaaccttttttttttttttttagggaatttggTACTCAAACCTGAtaattaatgttttaaacaatttatttaaagagtagtgatatatgtacaactctttggtacaactttcatgataattttaattttttatctttagattggtcaaaaataatagagagaaaaaaaagaagagagagaataagaagataatgtgagtatgatagataaagttgtcaaaaaattgttagaaaatagttatacaaatatcatttctcttatttaaaTTATACTAATTAGGTAAGCAAACCATGTGAAAACACCCGTCCACTGGACcctttatgtttattttaaccggttactttcactttgcatcttcttcattttgtttgtCTTTATACATAAGTATCTcctaataaattaattaagtgTTAACTTTATCCCTTTAAGGCCAACAACTGACCAACCCCAATTGCTATAAATTGCCCTTCAATATACAGATCTAAATCTCACTCACGCCCATATATATCTCGTGaataataaaatgacaaaaatatttattattgtttaccTCTTTTGTGACTAAGCAGAATAGCatcaattgttttcatttatgaaactgaggtaaaaaaaaaaattcataattccTTCTTCTCCAATCATCTTCATTTGCATTATtgctaaaattttgtttttgtttcataaATTGATGTACCAGTGAGGACCATTTCTGAAGAGGAATCAATTAAGCTGGGAATCAAGCAAGAAGCAGAAAATGGTCCCCACTTTGGATCAGAGCTACCCTCCAAAACCAAATTtcacactttcattttctttatcccAAAGAAAAGCaaattaaagtttaaaaaatcataatatatatGCTTCTCTTCCTTTTGTTTACTTCCTCTAAACATCACATGACTCTAGAGAACAAAATGACTCataattaagaaaacaaatttctcacatttatgaagaaaaaaaaattatagacaaATGTTTGGcggttaattgttatgttaatattttcttcaatctaCTCTATCTTTTAATTTgttcaactcatttaactaATACTTAAAATCAGTTGAACTATTCAACCCCTCACATTCACATAATTATTGAGGTAGATTATCTAATATGATCCAACAACTAatattttgagatatttttaaaagcatattttataaattttgtatatAATGATCGTTCGATCTTAATCGAGATTGTTTCACCGTGTACTTCTATAACTTCACACAATCCCATAACAAGCTACAAGTACTTActcaaagaaaattgaaaaccaCTACTACACACAACCCCATAAATTCCCTTGCATAAAATAAACCAACAAAAATTTTAGTACAAAGGCTTCAAACTTTGCAAAAAGAAAACCTAAATTTTCACACACAAAACAGAAACAATGAAACGCCGTTTTCTTGACACAGAAATGAGCATGCCACCATCATACGAAAACAACACAAGCGACTCATTCATCAACGTCGAAAATTTCGACACAAACATGGTGATAATATTAGCAGCACTATTATGTGCATTGATATGCGCTCTAGGGCTAAACACCATAGCTCGTTGCGCCATGCGGTGCAGCCGAAGATTATCCGAAGAGACACCGGAACAAGCCACGGTAAGGCTAAACAAAACAGGTCTGAAAAAGCGTGAGCTGAGTCAAATTCCGGTGACTGTGTACGGTGGTGCCGGAGAGGATATTCCAGTGACGGAGTGTCCTATTTGTTTAGGAGAGTTTGAGAAAGGGGACAAAGTTCGAATGTTGCCAAAGTGTAATCACGGGTTTCATGTTAGGTGTATTGACACGTGGTTGGTGTCACATTCTTCGTGTCCAAATTGTAGGAATTCACTTCTTGTTGAGGGAGAATCCAAAGATGGGGTTGCCGGAGATGGGTTGCCGGAAAATGTTGCGGCGGTGATAGTTGAGGTGAGTTGAGAAGAACAACATGTTAAAGGATGATGAGGTTTTGGTGTATGGTAGTTGTGAAATTTAATGTTAGTTGTTAGTAGTAGTTTTCAAGTTAGTTCATGAATATTATTATGTGACCAACCTTATTTTTtagtgaaagaaaaaatattgtgtttgtgtTGCACATAGTTATAATTTTTCCATTTAGTTCATGAATTTATGCGATCAAAGTAATGATCTCCATCTATCACTTCATTTCTTAATTCAGTAATTTTAACCATCAAATTAACTTTATATATCTTAACATtgatatgctaatatttaaaaactaaaaaatgctAATGAGTATCTTTGTGgtacaaagtaaagaaaattgatataaaaatgTTGTGTTGAAAAGTGGGGCACTCaatttgtaaaatttatttgacaaaaattttttaaaagcttaaaaattgttattcccagtaaaaaaaaaaatcttggacTAGTTTGATATGAATTTATCGTATAAACATTTGGTATCTCTCTCTTTAATTTACTTCATCTAGAAATGCTACATTATTACatatataaagagaaataaaagaaaaattgttcaaCAACATAGTTTATATGAATGATTCATTTGTAACAAAAGAAGATGAGTCTTCTCAACACATTTCTCTCATTAGTTGATATTTACATCACAAAATACCATTGTTGCGTCCCAATTCTACCACATGCATTCTAATTCTTTGAAAAACCTTATACATGGTTAAGCCTTCTCCTCCCTCTAAGATCCTATAAAATATTCTGACACTCAAAGTCTTTATAAGGTTGGATCCGTTCCTTTAAAATTCTGCAAATACACATTGACGCTTAAGTTTATAAGGTGTTTGTGAGgtttaaatattgaaaaataagcATACCTTGCGGAATGGTATCTCCTCCTTTTATTCATCACGTGAATGTCCTTTTTTCGATCTAGAATCAGCTCTTATAAGTTCGAAAACATAATTCCTTATGCACAAATAATCACTAGAGATTGATCTTTAGGCACCTAGCAAATATTGCTCACATGCAACTTAAAATAGCAAAAATGTTTacatcggtagttaactaccgtttacattcttttttcaatccattaaaccgatttaaaaagttatgaaaagttGTTAACCACCGttcaagatatttttttaaggagtatGTGAACAATTAATACGTGTTAAAAAAGCAATTCCCATAATCACTCGCATAGTCATTTGCAAATATTTCTCTTGGGTTACATTGATGGCAAAAAAAACTGCCCATATCAATCAACAAGACTTTAGTTTCAAACTTCTTTGGAAAaggtgaaagaaaaaaaaaaactttgggcTTAGgcctttttataataaaaaaagtattttgatTTCAAAACAAGATTCAATTTACATTGACGCCGCGTGATGGTTTGATGGGAACTAATTACCAATCTTCAATGAGTGATCTCTCTTTTTAAGTATTCTCATTaaattggtcaaaaaaaaaaaagtattctcATTAAAGAGAAATTATTTTGAGTATCTAATAGGAACAATGTCTCAATGTAGACCTCCAATCTTAAGTGGaaccaatattttttaatattaaaatattgaaatgtaatgatatagagTTATTGATAGATGATTAATGGGTCTTGTTTATGACATTTGTGTGAAGTGTTGGGTTGGGGGATTAAATGTTTATTAggtactactattaaaaaattataaataagttaTGAATACATGAGGGGGTCATTTAAGTACCTGAAAATGAATGTCTTCATCGCGGATGTTCTAACATTAACCACCAAACCAAAATTAGTCCTAGCAAGAATCGTTACGAATGTATTTCAAATCCATCTCAAACTGATAAAACGAGTTGTGTTTTTCGGGTGCGGTTATCATGCTTAAGGAAttcttatgcaccctgcataagtCCCAGCCCATTAATCGGTagcccaacataattgcttcgtACACCCCCAAGCGAAACCAAACGAAACAACACGGGAAACCAACATAATTCACCGAAACCATCATCACCGTCATTCACCATCATCGTCACCGTACCGGAATGGGA containing:
- the LOC11432082 gene encoding RING-H2 finger protein ATL74; this translates as MKRRFLDTEMSMPPSYENNTSDSFINVENFDTNMVIILAALLCALICALGLNTIARCAMRCSRRLSEETPEQATVRLNKTGLKKRELSQIPVTVYGGAGEDIPVTECPICLGEFEKGDKVRMLPKCNHGFHVRCIDTWLVSHSSCPNCRNSLLVEGESKDGVAGDGLPENVAAVIVEVS
- the LOC11435337 gene encoding non-specific lipid-transfer protein 1, with the protein product MASSMLFKVTCLAVICLVFGIPLANADLSCGQVLSTLYPCLGYIRNPGASVPAPCCNGIRIVNDEAKNTSDRQSVCRCLKSTIVLPGINLDALANLPTNCGVNLPYKITPDIDCNKIPY